The sequence TTAAACCATTCCTTGGGGACGTTGAGAAGGTACTGAGTTACCTGAAGGTTGAGGCAGACCGGATCATAATGAACCTTCCCGGGACAGCATGGCAGTTCCTTCCTCAGGCTGTTAAGGCCCTTAAACCTGGTGGAACACTTCATTACTACGAGTTCGCCTCAGACTATGACACCCCAATTGAGAGGATAGTGGAAACAGCATATCCACGTAAGGTTGAGATTCTGGGTAAGAGGAAGGTTAAATCCAAGAGTCCTGGTGTCTGGCACATGGGAATTGATGCAAGGATATTTTAAGAGTGGGTTTAATTGAGGTAACTAAAACTTTGAAAACCTCACATCCTTTTATATCATTATAAATCATATTCTAATCTTTAATTTTAAAAAAAATGAGATATTCAAATTTTAATTTTATAAAATTTCTATTGGATGAAAAAGGATTAAAAAGTGGTTGGATTATAAAAGTTTTATAAGGGCCCCACAATCCCGTCTTCAGTTATGATTCCTGTTATGAGGTCTGAAGGGACAACATCAAATGCAGGATTCTCAACTTCCGTTCCTTCAGGTGCAAGACTGCACTTTCCAACGTACAGAACCTCTGAAGGATCCCTCTCCTCTATCTCAATGTCATAGATACTGTTTTCATAGTCAAAGGTGCTTTTGGGTGCTGCTACATAGAATGGTACGTTGAATCTTTTGGCTGCAAGTGCAACCATGAGCGATCCTATCTTGTTGGCAACACCTCCCTTTGCAACCCTGTCTGCACCTATAACAACCTTGTCAACCTTTCCTGTCTGCATCATGTGGCCTGCTGCACCATCCACTATCAATCTTACAGGTATCTTTTCCTGCTGCATTTCAAAGACACTGAGCCTTGCTCCCTGGAGTACTGGACGTGTTTCATCACATATCACCTTGATGTTCTTGCCTGCATCCCTTGCTCCCCTAACAACTCCCAGTGCTGTGCCGTAGTCAACACATGCCAGTGCACCTGCATTGCAGTGGGTGAGGATGGTGTCACCATCATCTATCACCTCAGATCCGTACCTTCCAATGGCCCTGTTTGTCTCCATGTCTTCCTGATACATCTTCTGGGCTTCGTCCATGGCTGAAACTCCAGCTTTCACTGCAGCCATCACCCTGTCAACTGCCCAGAAGAGGTTCACTGCCGTGGGCCTTGCAGCTTTAACATCCCTTGCTGCTTTTTCCAGGTTTTCACCTGCATTTTCTGCAAGTGCCATTGCAAATGCTGCTGAAACACCTATTGCTGGTGCTCCTCTGACCTTCATGGTTTTTATTGCATCTATAACCTCGTTGTAGGTTTCACATTCCACGTAGGTGACCTCGTGGGGCAGTTTTGTCTGATCTAAAAGCGTTAATTTTCCATCCTTCCAGTACATGGTCTTCATTTTCATCACTTTGATAACATTTGAATTTAATTTTTAAAATAAGGTTAATAAAAAGATAAGGATATAAAAAAAATGTTTATGAGGTTTTAAATAAATATTTTTCCCATATACTAATTTTCACTATTAATCATGTTAAGTTTTCATTATCAATCAGGTTACTCATCAGTAATGGCTTGCAGGCGTCATGTCCAGGTGTTTGTCCTCTTTTCCGGGGACACCGTATGCATCTGCCCTGCACTGTGTGCATGCTCTGAATACTGGCAGTATTTCCTCAACAGCATCTCGGACTTCGCTGAGCTCTGCACAGCCGGGTCTTGGTGTGTCCTTGAACTTATGGAGTGGGATGAGTGGTATCACGTTCATTAGTGATGCTCCCTGTTCCTTGACCTTGAGGGCTATGTCTATGATGTGTTTATCGTTAACACCGGGTATCAGAACCGCGTTGACCTTCACAACCACTCCCTTTTCAGCTAGCTTTTTTATTCCTTCAAGCTGGTTTTTGGAGAGTATTTCAAAGGCTTCTTTGCCCTCATAGAGTTTTCCATTGTAGAACACGTTGGAGTAGATTTTACTACCAATTTCTGGGTCTATTGCATTGACTGTTACTGTCACTGAGTTTATGTGGAGATCTGCAATTTCATCTGCTTTATCTGGGAGGAGAAGACCGTTGGTGCTCATGCATTTTATGAGTTCTGGGAATTCCTCGTCCATGCGTTTGAAGAATTCAAAGGTTGCCTCGTTGAAGAGGGCATCTCCAGGCCCTGCAACACCAACAACTGCTATTGGCATTTCTGAGGTGACCTTTCTAACGTGTTTCACTGCCTCGTCAACAGTCATAACCCTTGATGCAACTCCAGGGCGTTGTTCACATTTATTTATTTCCCTTGTACAAAATCCACATTGAATGTTACACTTCGGAGCTATTGGGACGTGTATTCTTCCTACTTTGTCATGCATCTTTTCATTGAAACATGGATGCACCCGGGTTATATGGGCAAACTTTGATTCGTTCATTTTTTAGTTCCTCCATTGGGAATTGAATTGAAAGATTGGTCCAATTTAAATTTACGATTCATCACTTCTTTAAAAGATTTATTTAAAGATCATTTATTTGGATTTAAAGGATCATTTATTGTGGTAATTATTTAAGTTATCCTTCAATTTATTTATATTTTGTTCAATAAAAGTTTCATTCATGATTTATGGACTTCTTCGGAACAGGATGAATAAATATGAATAAATTTACTTCACAAATCCGTTACGATTTTATATTAAGCCCATTTAAATGATACTGAAGGAATATGAATTTAGATCTATCCTTTCATTTTCTCTATCATCTCATCTGTCTTATCAAGCCACTCTTTCTTAATTAAACTATCTGAACATGTCATTGCAATGATATCCTCGACATATTTATGTTCTATAACCCTGAAGCCCTCAGGAATTATTCTGAACATTGCATCGTATATCTTCTTCTTCATATCTTCCTGGGGATCAACGATGATCATTTCCTTGAAATCTGCCTTGGGATCATCTATTATGACCTCATACCTGCTTGGCTGGTGTACCTTGTTTCTTCCCTCAACATCCCAGAGTTTCTTTAGGAGATCCGGGAGGTAGGTTTCATCGGTGATTCGTATGAAGAGTTCGTTGGCCTTTTTGTCAAGTTCGTACTCTGCAAAGTCTTCAAGACGAATTGGTGTTGCTGCCTTTTCAAATTTAACAACTATTATGAAAACAGGTTCCCTTGGGTCAACGTAGATGTTTAAATCTTTCACTGCACGGGAAACCTGTACTTCCTGGAGTATGTGTCTGGTGATCATCTCGTAGACTTCTGCCCCGTTTTCATCGTAGCATTCAACCTTCATTTTTATGGCCTCATTTCTTGGTTAAACCTGATACCAGAAGTGCTGCACCTACAGCTCCAATGTGCTGGGAGTGTTCTGGGACTATAACATCTATTCCACCTAGTATCGTACTCACAGCATCCACGAGTCCTCCTATGAGTGAGGTTCCTCCGACCTGTATGAGTGGTTCACGCACGTCTATTTCCTGCAGTTGCTGTTCGTAGACCTGCTCTGCCACTGAGAAACATGCTGCTGAGGCCACATCCGCTTTTTGTGCTCCTGCTGCAAGTGAGGTTACAAGGTCCTGTATACCGAATACTATACAGTAACTGTTGAGCTGGGCTCTGTTATGGTTTCCCTTGAGTGCCAGGGGTCCAAGTTCTGTTATGTCAACTCCCAGTCTTCTGGCTGTCATTTCAAGGAATCTTCCAGATGCTCCTGCACATATTCCACCCATTGTGAAGTTGTCAGGTATGCCGTCGTTGACTGTTATGACCTTGTTGTCCATACCACCTATGTCCAGTACAGTTGCTTCTCCCCTCTGGTGGCCTGCAAGGAACACTGCACCCTTAGCGTTGACACTTAGCTCCTCCTGGATGAGTGCCGCATTCATGTGGTGTCCTATGGTCAATCTTCCATAACCGGTTACTCCAACTCCGTCAACATCATCGAGTTTGTATCCTGTGCCTTCAAAGGCCTGTTCCATTCCAGTGTTGGCTGTTTCAATAACATCCCCTGTTGGGAGCCATCCTGTTCCTATGATCTTGTTGTTCTCCATGAGCACGACCTTGGTTGTGGTTGAACCAGAGTCTATACCTATGGTGAGTCCTTCCTGTTTTTCACGTGCAAGCAGGCTCTTCCTTGCAACGATGGTTGAGAGGGCTTCCATCCTTATGAAGAGTTCGTCTGCCTTGGTTCTCTCTGTGAATGAGTAGGTTACAACTGGAAGGTTAGTGTTCTGCTGTATGAAACGTCTGATTTCATTTCTGACAAGGGCTCCCTCTGCACATCTGAAGCAGGTTGCAATGAAAACTGCATCTGCATCTGTTTTTCCCTCTACAATGGACATAGCCCTTGCTATCATGAGTCTGATTCCTGAACTTGCAGCGTTGAAACCGAATTTTTCGTAGGCCTCATCTATGTAGTCAAGATCTGCTTCTGGAATGATTATCTCGGATCCGAATGTTGCAGCTGCCTTTTCTATTTCCTTTTGAACACCGCTGTAGTCTGTTCCACAGGATATCTGAGCTATCTTAACCATTTTTTTCCTCCAGACCGTCTAAAAATGTGTTTATCTTGTTAACAACTTCTATTGTTTCTTCCCTTGTTTTTGGATATTTGAGTTCCAGGGTTGGTATTCCCCTTTTTCTGAGGCAGAACATTGAAAGTTCGTTGGTTCTTGCACAGCCTATGCATCCAAATCCAAAGGGTGCATCTTCCATTATTATGGCTGCCTCTGCTTCATCTATCAATGGACCGAATATTGCCATTCTACCCCTGACGCCAGAGGGCACCTCTATGGCTGCGTATTTAAGACCCTTTACAGGTTCTTCCTCGGTTATGTTCAGTGGTGGTGAATCAATTTCAACGTCAGTTACTTTTTTCCTTATTTCCTTCTGCAGT is a genomic window of Methanobacterium congolense containing:
- the mtnA gene encoding S-methyl-5-thioribose-1-phosphate isomerase; the encoded protein is MKTMYWKDGKLTLLDQTKLPHEVTYVECETYNEVIDAIKTMKVRGAPAIGVSAAFAMALAENAGENLEKAARDVKAARPTAVNLFWAVDRVMAAVKAGVSAMDEAQKMYQEDMETNRAIGRYGSEVIDDGDTILTHCNAGALACVDYGTALGVVRGARDAGKNIKVICDETRPVLQGARLSVFEMQQEKIPVRLIVDGAAGHMMQTGKVDKVVIGADRVAKGGVANKIGSLMVALAAKRFNVPFYVAAPKSTFDYENSIYDIEIEERDPSEVLYVGKCSLAPEGTEVENPAFDVVPSDLITGIITEDGIVGPL
- a CDS encoding methanogenesis marker 15 protein, giving the protein MVKIAQISCGTDYSGVQKEIEKAAATFGSEIIIPEADLDYIDEAYEKFGFNAASSGIRLMIARAMSIVEGKTDADAVFIATCFRCAEGALVRNEIRRFIQQNTNLPVVTYSFTERTKADELFIRMEALSTIVARKSLLAREKQEGLTIGIDSGSTTTKVVLMENNKIIGTGWLPTGDVIETANTGMEQAFEGTGYKLDDVDGVGVTGYGRLTIGHHMNAALIQEELSVNAKGAVFLAGHQRGEATVLDIGGMDNKVITVNDGIPDNFTMGGICAGASGRFLEMTARRLGVDITELGPLALKGNHNRAQLNSYCIVFGIQDLVTSLAAGAQKADVASAACFSVAEQVYEQQLQEIDVREPLIQVGGTSLIGGLVDAVSTILGGIDVIVPEHSQHIGAVGAALLVSGLTKK
- a CDS encoding radical SAM protein, with the protein product MNESKFAHITRVHPCFNEKMHDKVGRIHVPIAPKCNIQCGFCTREINKCEQRPGVASRVMTVDEAVKHVRKVTSEMPIAVVGVAGPGDALFNEATFEFFKRMDEEFPELIKCMSTNGLLLPDKADEIADLHINSVTVTVNAIDPEIGSKIYSNVFYNGKLYEGKEAFEILSKNQLEGIKKLAEKGVVVKVNAVLIPGVNDKHIIDIALKVKEQGASLMNVIPLIPLHKFKDTPRPGCAELSEVRDAVEEILPVFRACTQCRADAYGVPGKEDKHLDMTPASHY
- a CDS encoding methanogenesis marker 17 protein → MKVECYDENGAEVYEMITRHILQEVQVSRAVKDLNIYVDPREPVFIIVVKFEKAATPIRLEDFAEYELDKKANELFIRITDETYLPDLLKKLWDVEGRNKVHQPSRYEVIIDDPKADFKEMIIVDPQEDMKKKIYDAMFRIIPEGFRVIEHKYVEDIIAMTCSDSLIKKEWLDKTDEMIEKMKG
- a CDS encoding methanogenesis marker 5 protein produces the protein MKIAVFPPNSLILADLVERKGHEPLVLQKEIRKKVTDVEIDSPPLNITEEEPVKGLKYAAIEVPSGVRGRMAIFGPLIDEAEAAIIMEDAPFGFGCIGCARTNELSMFCLRKRGIPTLELKYPKTREETIEVVNKINTFLDGLEEKNG